One genomic window of Lytechinus variegatus isolate NC3 chromosome 1, Lvar_3.0, whole genome shotgun sequence includes the following:
- the LOC121413913 gene encoding TBC1 domain family member 15-like isoform X1 gives MFKSSDGLFKGVKFKRPGPTGAASSTRAEAISSWENDLSGSDGEVAEAIPSFVTRTCSYDESFEQVLPDHWQPVISIGEDVENTRGPPLDRERFEHFFDSEGRLVDEHGFRKAVFRGGIEEDVRKDAWKFLFGYFPCQSTKREREALELEFAFRYEALKARWKTILAHRGLTTGEDEQPTSHSDSSSCNGASSSPSTSSSSSSSIQRLCDDGDDEIQQKLGFARFQAKIYASRQPLDENDLDQIKKNLRIIDKDVPRTDRDLDFFRGQGNPNLEKLRNILVTFAVFHPTVTYAQGMNNVLRMICIIFLLIAVTYAQGMNDVLSRFLVVMENETEAYWCFTLYLEKVVDDFLETGMIKKLESLKRLLEEIDEPLLKHLSQCDMGDLMFCHRWLLLCFKREFEFSQCLRIFEIISSDHLELCSLDAERERDKERAREFQKTDGVSRSAPGSISTEYTFELFVCVTILHEYRNQLRQCDDAASIFQMVNGLAQKLDLVDVLAKAESLLLSYCRKSVSSESTFALIE, from the exons ATGTTCAAATCCAGCGACGGACTCTTTAAGGGGGTGAAGTTCAAACGTCCTGGGCCGACGGGGGCGGCGTCTTCAACGAGAGCAGAGGCCATATCCAGCTGGGAGAACGATTTGAGTGGGAGCGACGGTGAAGTCGCAGAAGCGATTCCCAGTTTTGTCACAAGAACTTGCAGTTATGATGAGAGTTTTGAACAAGTGTTGCCAGATCATTGGCAACCAGTGATCAGTATTGGCGAGGATGTAGAAAACACAAGAGGGCCTCCCCTTGATCGGGAAagatttgaacatttttttgacAGCGAAGGTCGTTTGGTGGATGAGCATGGATTCAGGAAAGCTGTTTTTCGAG GTGGAATTGAGGAAGATGTGAGGAAAGATGCGTGGAAGTTCCTCTTTGGTTATTTTCCTTGCCAATCAACTAAAAG GGAACGAGAAGCTCTAGAGTTGGAGTTTGCATTTCGATATGAAGCCCTGAAGGCGCGCTGGAAGACGATCCTTGCCCATAGAGGGCTTACTACAGGGGAAGACGAGCAGCCAACCTCCCATTCAG ATTCATCTTCTTGCAATGGAGCATCGTCGTCACCGTCTACCtcttcatcatcctcctcatcaatCCAAAGACTTtgtgatgacggtgatgatgaaaTCCAACAGAAGCTTGGCTTTGCCAGATTTCAAGCCAAG ATTTATGCGAGTCGTCAGCCGCTAGACGAGAATGATCTTGATCAAATCAAGAAGAACCTCAGGATAATAGACAAAGACGTCCCAAGGACAGACAGAGATCTAGATTTCTTCAG GGGGCAGGGAAATCCAAACCTGGAAAAACTCAGGAATATTCTTGTTACCTTTGCAGTCTTTCATCCAA CTGTGACCTATGCCCAGGGTATGAACAATGTCCTCAGAATGATATGTATCATATTTCTTCTCATAGCTGTGACCTATGCCCAGGGTATGAATGATGTCCTCAGTAGGTTTCTGGTTGTCATGGAGAACGAGACAGAGGCATACTGGTGTTTCACTCTCTACCTGGAGAAGGTCGTAGATGACTTCCTCGAAACGGGCATGATCAAGAAACTAG AATCCCTTAAGAGATTACTAGAAGAGATTGATGAGCCACTGCTGAAACACCTCTCACAGTGTGACATGGGAGATCTCATGTTCTGTCATAG ATGGCTGCTGTTATGTTTCAAGCGTGAGTTTGAGTTCAGTCAGTGTCTGAGGATCTTTGAAATAATCAGCAGTGATCATCTAGAGCTGTGTTCTCTGGATGCAGAGAGAGAGCGAGACAAGGAGAGAGCAAGGGAATTCCAGAAAACAG ACGGTGTGAGTAGATCAGCACCGGGATCGATATCCACTGAATACACCTTTGAGCTCTTTGTTTGTGTGACGATCCTCCATGAGTACAGGAACCAACTTAGGCAGTGTGATGATGCAGCAAGCATCTTTCAAATGGTCAATGG ATTGGCCCAGAAATTAGACCTTGTCGATGTCCTTGCAAAGGCAGAGAGTCTTCTCTTAAGTTACTGCCGGAAGTCGGTTTCATCTGAAAGTACTTTTGCGCTTATCGAATGA
- the LOC121413913 gene encoding TBC1 domain family member 15-like isoform X2 — protein MFKSSDGLFKGVKFKRPGPTGAASSTRAEAISSWENDLSGSDGEVAEAIPSFVTRTCSYDESFEQVLPDHWQPVISIGEDVENTRGPPLDRERFEHFFDSEGRLVDEHGFRKAVFRGGIEEDVRKDAWKFLFGYFPCQSTKREREALELEFAFRYEALKARWKTILAHRGLTTGEDEQPTSHSDSSSCNGASSSPSTSSSSSSSIQRLCDDGDDEIQQKLGFARFQAKIYASRQPLDENDLDQIKKNLRIIDKDVPRTDRDLDFFRGQGNPNLEKLRNILVTFAVFHPTVTYAQGMNDVLSRFLVVMENETEAYWCFTLYLEKVVDDFLETGMIKKLESLKRLLEEIDEPLLKHLSQCDMGDLMFCHRWLLLCFKREFEFSQCLRIFEIISSDHLELCSLDAERERDKERAREFQKTDGVSRSAPGSISTEYTFELFVCVTILHEYRNQLRQCDDAASIFQMVNGLAQKLDLVDVLAKAESLLLSYCRKSVSSESTFALIE, from the exons ATGTTCAAATCCAGCGACGGACTCTTTAAGGGGGTGAAGTTCAAACGTCCTGGGCCGACGGGGGCGGCGTCTTCAACGAGAGCAGAGGCCATATCCAGCTGGGAGAACGATTTGAGTGGGAGCGACGGTGAAGTCGCAGAAGCGATTCCCAGTTTTGTCACAAGAACTTGCAGTTATGATGAGAGTTTTGAACAAGTGTTGCCAGATCATTGGCAACCAGTGATCAGTATTGGCGAGGATGTAGAAAACACAAGAGGGCCTCCCCTTGATCGGGAAagatttgaacatttttttgacAGCGAAGGTCGTTTGGTGGATGAGCATGGATTCAGGAAAGCTGTTTTTCGAG GTGGAATTGAGGAAGATGTGAGGAAAGATGCGTGGAAGTTCCTCTTTGGTTATTTTCCTTGCCAATCAACTAAAAG GGAACGAGAAGCTCTAGAGTTGGAGTTTGCATTTCGATATGAAGCCCTGAAGGCGCGCTGGAAGACGATCCTTGCCCATAGAGGGCTTACTACAGGGGAAGACGAGCAGCCAACCTCCCATTCAG ATTCATCTTCTTGCAATGGAGCATCGTCGTCACCGTCTACCtcttcatcatcctcctcatcaatCCAAAGACTTtgtgatgacggtgatgatgaaaTCCAACAGAAGCTTGGCTTTGCCAGATTTCAAGCCAAG ATTTATGCGAGTCGTCAGCCGCTAGACGAGAATGATCTTGATCAAATCAAGAAGAACCTCAGGATAATAGACAAAGACGTCCCAAGGACAGACAGAGATCTAGATTTCTTCAG GGGGCAGGGAAATCCAAACCTGGAAAAACTCAGGAATATTCTTGTTACCTTTGCAGTCTTTCATCCAA CTGTGACCTATGCCCAGGGTATGAATGATGTCCTCAGTAGGTTTCTGGTTGTCATGGAGAACGAGACAGAGGCATACTGGTGTTTCACTCTCTACCTGGAGAAGGTCGTAGATGACTTCCTCGAAACGGGCATGATCAAGAAACTAG AATCCCTTAAGAGATTACTAGAAGAGATTGATGAGCCACTGCTGAAACACCTCTCACAGTGTGACATGGGAGATCTCATGTTCTGTCATAG ATGGCTGCTGTTATGTTTCAAGCGTGAGTTTGAGTTCAGTCAGTGTCTGAGGATCTTTGAAATAATCAGCAGTGATCATCTAGAGCTGTGTTCTCTGGATGCAGAGAGAGAGCGAGACAAGGAGAGAGCAAGGGAATTCCAGAAAACAG ACGGTGTGAGTAGATCAGCACCGGGATCGATATCCACTGAATACACCTTTGAGCTCTTTGTTTGTGTGACGATCCTCCATGAGTACAGGAACCAACTTAGGCAGTGTGATGATGCAGCAAGCATCTTTCAAATGGTCAATGG ATTGGCCCAGAAATTAGACCTTGTCGATGTCCTTGCAAAGGCAGAGAGTCTTCTCTTAAGTTACTGCCGGAAGTCGGTTTCATCTGAAAGTACTTTTGCGCTTATCGAATGA
- the LOC121413929 gene encoding cytochrome c oxidase assembly factor 5-like translates to MPKYFEELDGEVRKPCAGLREDLKACLLESDCVRKDKLSPKECLKEGARVDSECRALQFAFFECKRSLLDTRTRFRGRKGC, encoded by the exons ATGCCTAAGTATTTTGAAGAACTTGATGGGGAGGTGCGGAAACCGTGTGCTGGACTGAGAGAGGACCTCAAGGCGTGTCTCCTGGAGAGTGATTGTGTCAGGAAA GACAAACTGAGCCCGAAGGAATGCCTGAAGGAGGGAGCAAGAGTTGATAGTGAATGTAGAGCTTTACAGTTTGCCTTTTTTGAATGCAAAAGATCACTG CTGGACACAAGGACAAGATTTCGAGGAAGGAAAGGATGCTGA